One part of the Esox lucius isolate fEsoLuc1 chromosome 10, fEsoLuc1.pri, whole genome shotgun sequence genome encodes these proteins:
- the ssr2 gene encoding translocon-associated protein subunit beta precursor (The RefSeq protein has 1 substitution compared to this genomic sequence) → MRALYVFSLLALLSLGTGEEGARLLASKSLLNRYAVEGRDLTLQYNIYNVGSSAALEVELSDDSSPPEDFGIVSGMLNVKWDRIAPASNVSHTVVLRPLKAGYFNFTSASVSYLAQEGGQVVVGYTSAPGQGGILAQREFDRRFSPHYLDWAAFGVMTLPSIGIPLLLWFSSKRKYDSPKAKKN, encoded by the exons ATGAGAGCCCTGTATGTGTTTTCTCTGCTGGCTCTGCTGAGTctggggacaggagaggagggggctCGTCTGTTGGCCTCCAAGTCCCTGTTGAACCGTTATGCCGTTGAGGGCCGTGACCTCACACTGCAGTACAACATCTACAATGTTGGGAGCAG TGCTGCCCTGGAGGTGGAGTTATCTGATGACTCCTTCCCCCCTGAGGATTTTGGCATCGTCTCCGGAATGCTGAATGTGAAATGGGATAGGATTGCCCC TGCTAGCAATGTCTCTCATACTGTGGTACTGCGCCCCCTGAAGGCTGGATACTTCAACTTCACCTCTGCCTCAGTCAGCTACTTGGCCCAGGAGGGAGGACAAGTCGTG GTTGGCTACACCAGTGCCCCCGGACAGGGTGGGATCTTGGCACAGAGGGAATTTGACAGACGTTTTTCCCCACACTAT TTGGACTGGGCTGCCTTTGGCGTGATGACCCTTCCCTCCATCGGCATCCCGCTGCTCCTTTGGTTCTCCAGCAAGAGGAAGTACGACTCGCCCAAAGCCAAGAAGAACTGA